Proteins from a single region of Segatella copri:
- the pafA gene encoding alkaline phosphatase PafA, with translation MNTVLSVIAMAFLGCGMVSAQQVNASNVQRPKLVVGIVVDQMRWDYLYRYQKRYGEGGFKRLLNEGFSCENTRIPYVPSVTAIGHTCLYTGSVPSIHGIAGNNFVKNGKKVYCTDDETVKTVGANSKAGLMSPRNLWVTTLGDEMKIASNGRAKVVGVALKDRASILPAGHNPNGAYWFDDESGKFITSSYYMNQLPKWVDAFNNQHLPERYLSEKWSTLYPENTYIESTEDENEYEDGICKDVKATLPLNLPALYKKYGYEIIRKTPFGNSLTIDLAKAAIDGEQLGADDETDLLAVSCSSADYIGHQVGTHAVEIEDTYLRLDKAIADFLSYLDEKVGKGNYLVFLSADHGAMNNARFLQDRRIPAGSWNGDAVAKKLNQTLAKEYPNVGDLVKTVMNYQVFFNRNIIQENKLDFVKIKQSVVDVLKEDSCVQYACDMEKTMTESIPEDVKTRIVNGYNRERSGDVAIVLKPNYYAHGMKGTDHGEWNPYDTHIPLIFMGWGIQHGATTKQTFMTDIVPTIAALLHVQAPNGCVGQPIF, from the coding sequence ATGAATACGGTATTAAGTGTTATTGCGATGGCATTCCTGGGATGCGGAATGGTTTCTGCCCAGCAGGTAAATGCTTCTAACGTCCAGCGCCCCAAACTGGTAGTGGGCATTGTGGTTGACCAGATGCGATGGGATTATCTCTATCGCTATCAGAAGCGCTATGGAGAAGGAGGATTCAAGCGATTGCTCAACGAGGGTTTTTCTTGCGAGAATACCCGTATTCCGTATGTTCCATCGGTTACAGCCATCGGTCATACTTGTCTCTATACCGGTAGTGTGCCTTCCATCCACGGAATCGCCGGAAATAACTTCGTAAAGAATGGTAAGAAGGTGTACTGTACGGATGATGAAACCGTGAAAACTGTGGGTGCCAACAGTAAGGCGGGCTTGATGTCGCCACGAAATCTCTGGGTTACTACCCTTGGCGACGAGATGAAGATTGCATCCAATGGTAGAGCCAAGGTGGTGGGAGTGGCCTTGAAAGACCGTGCTTCCATCCTTCCTGCAGGTCATAATCCCAACGGCGCCTACTGGTTTGATGATGAGAGCGGTAAGTTCATCACCAGTTCTTACTATATGAACCAGTTGCCAAAGTGGGTGGATGCTTTCAACAACCAGCATCTGCCTGAGCGTTATCTTTCGGAAAAATGGAGCACTCTCTATCCTGAGAATACCTACATCGAGAGTACAGAAGATGAGAACGAGTACGAGGATGGAATCTGCAAGGACGTGAAAGCTACGTTGCCGCTCAATCTCCCTGCCCTTTATAAGAAATACGGTTATGAAATCATCAGAAAGACTCCTTTCGGTAATTCGCTGACGATAGATTTGGCGAAGGCTGCGATAGATGGAGAGCAGTTGGGGGCTGATGATGAAACCGACTTGCTGGCAGTAAGCTGTTCCAGCGCGGATTATATCGGTCATCAGGTGGGAACGCATGCGGTAGAAATCGAGGATACGTATCTGCGACTTGACAAGGCGATAGCCGATTTCCTTTCTTATCTTGATGAGAAGGTGGGCAAGGGGAATTATCTGGTTTTCCTGAGTGCCGATCATGGAGCGATGAACAACGCCCGTTTCCTGCAAGACCGCCGCATTCCTGCGGGCAGCTGGAATGGTGATGCTGTGGCTAAGAAACTGAACCAGACTCTGGCTAAGGAGTATCCTAACGTGGGTGATCTGGTGAAGACCGTGATGAACTATCAGGTGTTTTTCAATCGAAACATCATACAGGAAAACAAGTTAGACTTCGTCAAAATCAAGCAGAGCGTGGTGGATGTTTTGAAGGAAGACAGCTGCGTGCAGTATGCCTGCGATATGGAGAAGACGATGACCGAGAGTATTCCTGAGGATGTGAAGACGCGTATAGTAAATGGTTACAACCGTGAGCGTAGCGGTGATGTGGCCATCGTATTGAAGCCGAACTACTATGCCCACGGCATGAAGGGAACCGATCATGGTGAGTGGAATCCATACGACACCCACATTCCTTTGATTTTCATGGGTTGGGGAATCCAGCACGGTGCAACCACCAAGCAGACTTTCATGACCGATATTGTTCCAACCATCGCCGCCCTGCTTCATGTTCAGGCGCCTAATGGTTGTGTAGGCCAGCCGATATTCTAG
- a CDS encoding glycerophosphodiester phosphodiesterase family protein, with the protein MKNRLMILAVALMVFCGAQAQTRVIAHRGYWKTEGSAQNSITALLKADSIGCYGSEFDVWITKDNHLIVNHDPKIGPYMIEQTDAKTLTAQKLKNGEHVPTLEAFLKAAKKHTTLKLILELKHHSTPEREDLAAEKIVKLVERMKLQNRVEYITFSANALRTLLKIAPKGTPVYYLNGEMTPSQLKELGCAGLDYHYDVLRKHPEWIDECHRLGMKVNVWTVRSTDVMREFDGRADFLTTDLPAEALKVVNK; encoded by the coding sequence ATGAAAAACAGATTAATGATTCTTGCCGTGGCGCTCATGGTGTTTTGCGGCGCACAGGCACAGACACGGGTCATTGCACACCGTGGTTACTGGAAGACGGAAGGCTCTGCCCAAAACAGCATAACGGCTCTGCTGAAGGCTGACTCCATCGGCTGTTACGGCTCGGAGTTTGACGTGTGGATTACGAAGGACAATCACCTGATTGTAAACCACGACCCTAAGATTGGTCCTTACATGATTGAGCAGACCGATGCAAAGACCCTCACGGCGCAGAAACTTAAGAACGGAGAGCATGTTCCTACTCTTGAGGCATTTTTGAAGGCTGCCAAAAAGCACACAACGCTGAAACTGATACTCGAGCTGAAACACCATTCAACACCTGAACGCGAGGACCTTGCAGCCGAAAAAATTGTGAAACTGGTGGAACGGATGAAGCTGCAGAACCGTGTGGAGTACATAACTTTCTCGGCAAATGCACTGCGCACGCTGCTGAAAATTGCACCCAAGGGCACTCCCGTCTATTATCTGAACGGTGAAATGACACCCTCACAGCTTAAAGAACTGGGCTGCGCCGGACTTGACTATCACTATGACGTGCTGCGCAAGCACCCCGAGTGGATTGACGAGTGCCACCGGCTGGGTATGAAAGTCAACGTTTGGACAGTGAGGAGCACTGACGTTATGAGGGAGTTTGACGGACGTGCCGACTTCCTCACAACCGACCTGCCCGCCGAAGCCCTGAAAGTTGTCAATAAATAG
- a CDS encoding SusC/RagA family TonB-linked outer membrane protein: protein MFKNYIHTMLFFIGAAAVPLHSSAENGPETGGTQGVQQAVQPAVKQIRGFIGDENGDPIIGATVLEKGKTNGTATDVDGTFTLNVQPNATLVVSYVGYKTKEVRVNNRVFITTGLIPEEKSLDEVVVVGFGKQKKESLVGAVQAVKPEDLKMTSSSLTTSFAGNVPGIIARQTTGEPGYDNAEFYIRGISTFGSNTQPLIILDGVEINSTMLNNIPPESIESFSVLKDATATSLYGSRGANGVIIVNTRAGQASEKMKLNIRFDNTFSMPTAVQDMADGPTYMRMFNEASKNDARVAGSTYEQPYSDERIQNTINHANPYLFPDVNWYDMLFKDFASNQNLNINMKGGTRFIDYFLNAGIFYENGIMRQPKEAQALDVGMRSKKYLFQSNVSARLTPTTKVSLNMNTQLFFYHGPKASTSNLFNYSMTVNPVAFPATLPAEEGDTFVRYGNGTRQGVGGLFNNPYAELSSGYTERNYVYSTTAFSVDQDLKFITPGLKASALASFYNYSFNWLDHWIVPFYYKVGDGYTQNPDGSFNYTTESIGTPGQPYLQSNSGRDPTESVWSLQGTLDYARTFGKHDIGATFVYHMKETKKVANGGTEYDLLPYREQGLAGRLTYNYDHRYLLEATFGYNGSENFISGQRFGFFPAVALGWTISNETFFKPLKEVVNNLKLRGSYGLVGNDALSERFPYVTTVDMSGKGGWWIGDGYVNNAVPVVTKYGNSFATWEKSKKFNFGVDMTLFGGLDLTVDVFSEKRTGIFMQRQALLSAAGYGSALPYANIGAVKNHGVDVSASYQKAFNKDFTVRLNGSFTYAHNEITNVDEPANIDSYYSRVGHPINSIRGLIAEGIFTSQEEIDNAPVQNLGSTPVVGDIKYKDLNGDRTVDASDYTTIGHPEIPEIIYGLGGTVKYKKWDLSLFFQGSGNVSLLMSNIQPFVDKSGDGMNIAKYIVDNHWSEENNVANAAYPRLSTTYVQNNVVPSTFYLRNASYLRLKNAELGYTFTPWLRAYVAGTNLLTISPFSTWDPEMGSGNGLKYPIQRTVKIGVQFNY, encoded by the coding sequence ATGTTTAAAAATTACATTCACACCATGCTATTCTTTATCGGAGCGGCAGCGGTGCCGCTGCACTCGTCTGCCGAAAACGGCCCCGAGACTGGCGGAACACAGGGCGTACAACAGGCCGTACAGCCTGCGGTGAAGCAGATTAGAGGCTTTATCGGCGATGAAAATGGCGACCCCATAATCGGTGCAACAGTGCTCGAAAAGGGCAAAACCAACGGAACCGCCACCGATGTTGACGGAACCTTTACGCTGAACGTACAGCCGAACGCCACGCTTGTAGTCTCTTATGTGGGTTACAAGACCAAGGAGGTGCGCGTGAACAACCGCGTTTTCATAACCACAGGCCTTATTCCCGAGGAAAAATCGCTTGATGAGGTGGTTGTAGTTGGCTTCGGCAAGCAGAAGAAAGAGTCGCTCGTGGGTGCCGTGCAGGCCGTTAAGCCAGAAGATTTGAAGATGACTTCAAGCTCACTGACAACTTCTTTTGCGGGCAATGTTCCGGGAATAATCGCACGTCAGACCACCGGCGAGCCCGGTTACGACAATGCCGAGTTCTATATTCGTGGCATTTCTACCTTCGGTTCCAACACTCAGCCGCTCATAATCCTTGACGGAGTGGAGATTAACAGCACCATGCTCAACAACATTCCGCCTGAGTCTATAGAGTCGTTCTCGGTGCTGAAAGACGCCACGGCAACCTCTCTTTACGGCTCGCGCGGTGCAAACGGCGTGATCATCGTAAACACCCGTGCGGGTCAGGCATCAGAGAAGATGAAGCTGAACATACGCTTTGACAACACCTTCTCAATGCCTACGGCCGTTCAGGACATGGCCGACGGACCCACATACATGCGGATGTTCAACGAAGCAAGCAAGAATGATGCCCGCGTGGCAGGCTCTACTTATGAGCAGCCGTACTCTGACGAGCGCATTCAGAACACGATAAACCACGCCAATCCTTACCTCTTTCCTGACGTGAACTGGTACGACATGCTCTTCAAAGACTTTGCCTCGAACCAGAATCTCAACATAAACATGAAGGGCGGAACCCGTTTCATTGACTATTTCCTAAACGCAGGCATTTTCTATGAGAACGGAATAATGCGCCAACCCAAAGAGGCGCAGGCGCTCGACGTGGGTATGCGCAGCAAGAAATACTTGTTCCAGAGCAACGTTTCGGCCCGTCTCACACCAACAACTAAGGTGTCTCTGAACATGAATACGCAGCTTTTTTTCTATCACGGACCAAAGGCTTCAACGTCAAACCTGTTCAATTATTCAATGACGGTTAATCCTGTAGCCTTCCCGGCTACGCTTCCCGCCGAGGAGGGAGACACATTTGTGCGTTACGGAAATGGCACACGGCAGGGTGTAGGCGGACTTTTCAACAATCCGTATGCCGAGCTTAGCAGCGGCTACACTGAGCGCAACTACGTTTATTCAACCACCGCTTTCAGCGTGGATCAAGACTTGAAGTTCATTACTCCTGGACTTAAAGCCAGTGCTTTGGCATCTTTCTACAATTACAGCTTCAACTGGCTTGACCACTGGATTGTGCCTTTCTACTACAAAGTGGGCGATGGCTACACGCAGAATCCCGACGGTTCATTCAACTACACCACCGAGTCGATAGGTACACCGGGGCAGCCCTACCTGCAATCAAACTCAGGACGCGACCCGACGGAGAGCGTATGGTCGCTTCAGGGTACTCTTGACTACGCCCGTACCTTTGGTAAACACGACATCGGAGCCACTTTTGTGTACCACATGAAGGAAACCAAGAAGGTGGCAAACGGCGGAACCGAGTATGACCTTCTGCCTTACCGTGAGCAAGGACTGGCAGGCCGTCTTACCTATAACTACGACCACCGTTACCTGCTTGAGGCCACTTTTGGTTACAACGGCTCCGAGAACTTCATCAGCGGGCAGCGTTTCGGCTTCTTCCCCGCAGTGGCTTTAGGCTGGACAATATCAAACGAGACCTTCTTTAAACCACTCAAAGAGGTGGTTAACAACTTAAAGTTGCGCGGCTCTTACGGTCTTGTAGGCAATGATGCACTCTCTGAGAGATTCCCATACGTAACCACTGTTGACATGAGCGGAAAAGGTGGATGGTGGATTGGTGACGGTTACGTGAACAACGCGGTGCCGGTTGTGACAAAGTATGGTAATTCTTTCGCCACATGGGAAAAGTCAAAGAAGTTCAACTTCGGTGTTGACATGACATTGTTCGGTGGTCTTGACCTTACTGTAGATGTGTTCAGCGAGAAGCGAACAGGCATTTTCATGCAGCGTCAAGCACTTCTTTCTGCCGCAGGTTATGGCTCCGCACTGCCTTACGCCAATATCGGAGCGGTTAAGAACCATGGCGTTGACGTTAGTGCAAGTTATCAGAAAGCGTTTAATAAAGACTTTACAGTGCGGCTGAACGGCAGTTTTACTTATGCCCACAATGAGATTACGAATGTTGATGAGCCTGCAAACATCGATTCTTACTACTCCCGCGTAGGTCATCCTATAAACAGTATCCGTGGTCTTATTGCCGAGGGTATCTTCACTTCGCAGGAGGAAATAGACAATGCTCCGGTGCAAAACCTGGGCTCTACTCCTGTTGTTGGTGACATAAAATACAAGGACCTGAACGGTGACAGAACTGTTGATGCCAGCGATTACACTACAATCGGCCACCCCGAAATACCCGAAATAATCTACGGATTAGGCGGAACCGTGAAGTACAAGAAGTGGGATTTGTCATTGTTCTTCCAAGGTTCGGGCAACGTAAGTCTGCTTATGAGCAACATACAGCCTTTTGTCGACAAGTCAGGCGATGGTATGAACATTGCAAAATACATTGTTGACAACCACTGGTCGGAGGAAAACAATGTGGCAAATGCCGCTTATCCGCGCCTGTCAACCACGTATGTGCAGAACAACGTGGTGCCCAGCACGTTCTATTTGCGTAACGCCAGCTACCTCAGACTGAAGAATGCCGAGCTGGGTTACACCTTCACGCCGTGGCTACGGGCATACGTAGCGGGCACAAACCTGCTGACCATTTCGCCATTCAGCACCTGGGACCCTGAAATGGGAAGCGGAAACGGACTGAAATATCCTATCCAGCGCACAGTGAAAATTGGAGTTCAGTTCAATTATTAA
- a CDS encoding RagB/SusD family nutrient uptake outer membrane protein, translating to MILNNIKYFVLTVAAVAFSSCDYLDVVPEGTPTINDVYKTQTQAEKMVIGCYKEIPNYFHPQQFPDATGADEFIVGYRGTTRWFHYKSLMNGQESPSSTYYGLWSNNATNYPTGAVKKDIWGAIRNCYNVLNNLDRVPGITEENKNHWKGEALFLIAYYHQIMLEYYGPIFLIKSEESPSMSTELMRSPYDECVDFIAEKYDEAAKLLPAQQSSGNRDRATAATALGYKARLLLYAASPLVNGDTDFYSDFKNPDGTPLMNLTYDREKWKKAMDAAEAAITYCEANGYKLYGGTTTDPVQGARNYHSAFVGDNAGGFNNWDEILFGLADQGTITYCIKNIAPRVGFKKYSSKGFRGYMVPTWSCVQRYFTAKGLPLADDPDTKNLNPETIVDAPWFPGEKTSIIHVNREPRFYASVGYDRGPYEVQNGIMMLKCRRGEPQQDDGIVKNEYQSNNGYYCQKWVSKYDSYDVTSDKITYNKWVFPYLRMAELYLDYVEADFEYNKKLSAKSLAYLDKIRARCGLPTFEKSWSYAGGIPADEAKLRSVIHDERSNELAMEGRRFHDIRRWKIAEKEINPKEKSWTLSGKTAETFYKVTDMEDGSEIDRSQFKAPRNYWLAIPLDQIQIDPNLVQNPGY from the coding sequence ATGATACTTAACAACATAAAATACTTCGTTCTGACGGTTGCCGCGGTAGCTTTTTCCTCGTGCGACTATCTTGACGTGGTGCCCGAAGGCACTCCCACGATAAACGATGTTTACAAAACGCAAACGCAAGCCGAGAAGATGGTGATTGGCTGCTACAAGGAAATACCTAATTATTTTCATCCCCAACAGTTCCCGGATGCCACCGGAGCCGATGAGTTCATTGTGGGTTACAGGGGTACAACCCGCTGGTTTCACTATAAAAGTCTTATGAACGGGCAGGAGTCGCCCAGCAGTACGTACTACGGACTTTGGAGCAACAACGCCACAAATTATCCGACCGGCGCAGTTAAGAAGGACATCTGGGGTGCCATTCGCAACTGTTACAACGTACTGAACAATCTTGACCGCGTGCCGGGAATAACCGAGGAAAACAAGAATCATTGGAAGGGTGAGGCGCTGTTTCTCATTGCTTATTATCACCAGATAATGCTTGAGTACTACGGTCCGATATTCCTCATCAAGTCGGAGGAAAGCCCTTCGATGTCAACCGAACTCATGCGCAGTCCTTACGATGAGTGTGTGGACTTCATTGCCGAAAAGTATGACGAGGCCGCAAAGCTGTTGCCGGCACAACAGAGCAGCGGAAACCGCGACCGCGCAACTGCCGCAACCGCTCTAGGGTACAAGGCACGACTATTGCTTTACGCCGCCTCGCCACTTGTTAATGGCGACACGGATTTTTATTCTGACTTCAAGAACCCTGACGGAACGCCGCTGATGAATCTCACTTATGACCGCGAGAAGTGGAAAAAGGCCATGGATGCCGCCGAGGCAGCCATAACCTACTGCGAGGCCAACGGCTATAAACTGTACGGCGGTACCACAACCGACCCCGTGCAGGGTGCCCGCAACTACCACTCGGCCTTTGTAGGTGACAATGCCGGAGGCTTTAACAACTGGGACGAGATTTTGTTCGGTCTTGCCGACCAGGGCACAATCACCTATTGCATCAAGAATATCGCACCGCGTGTCGGCTTTAAAAAATACAGTTCAAAGGGCTTCCGTGGTTACATGGTGCCCACCTGGAGCTGTGTGCAGCGTTATTTCACCGCGAAGGGACTGCCCCTGGCCGATGACCCCGACACCAAGAACCTGAACCCGGAGACGATTGTTGACGCACCGTGGTTCCCCGGTGAGAAGACATCAATCATACATGTGAACCGCGAACCGCGCTTCTACGCATCTGTGGGTTACGACCGTGGCCCCTACGAGGTGCAGAACGGAATCATGATGCTGAAATGTCGGCGCGGTGAACCCCAGCAGGATGACGGCATAGTTAAGAACGAATATCAGTCAAACAACGGTTACTACTGTCAGAAATGGGTATCAAAATACGATTCGTATGACGTGACCAGCGACAAGATAACCTACAACAAATGGGTCTTCCCTTACCTGCGCATGGCAGAACTTTACCTCGACTACGTTGAGGCCGACTTTGAATACAATAAGAAACTCAGCGCAAAGAGTCTGGCGTACCTCGACAAAATACGTGCGCGCTGCGGACTTCCGACCTTTGAGAAGTCATGGAGCTATGCCGGCGGAATACCGGCCGACGAGGCGAAACTGCGCAGCGTGATTCACGATGAACGCTCAAACGAGCTTGCAATGGAGGGCCGCCGCTTCCACGACATTCGCCGCTGGAAGATTGCCGAGAAGGAAATCAACCCCAAGGAGAAGTCGTGGACGCTGTCAGGAAAGACAGCCGAAACCTTCTACAAGGTAACGGACATGGAGGACGGAAGTGAGATTGACCGCTCACAGTTCAAGGCTCCGCGCAACTACTGGCTTGCAATTCCTCTCGATCAGATACAGATTGACCCCAACCTCGTGCAGAATCCGGGGTACTAA
- a CDS encoding Na/Pi cotransporter family protein codes for MSIWIFFKLIGALALLMFGMKSMSDSLQKMAGPQLRHVLGTMTTNRLTGILTGTLITAAVQSSTATTVMTVSFVNAGLLTLAQAISVIMGANIGTTLTAWIMSAGFSFNITDFVWPAFFIAIILIYSKKRKIIGDFIFGISFMFLGLGTLRQTGIDMDLAHNQPVLEFFASFDPHSFQTTITFLIIGSILTMCVQSSAAVMAITMILCSTGVLPIYQGIALVMGENIGTTVTSNVAALTANTQARRAAMAHMVFNIFGVLWILCVFRPFIHLVCGWVGYDDMMEKTDPHFVANAAKLSFVLAAFHTTFNLSNTFILVWFIPQIEKLVCKIIRPKKNADEDDFRLRFIQSGIMKTPEISVLEAQKEIHCFAERIQRMFGMVKTLLGETNEDKFVKLYSRIEKYEGISDNMEIEIAKYLDQVSDSHLSDETKAKIRAMLREISEIESIGDSCFNIARTLNRRFKGKEDFITSQYEHMHQMMELTDNALTQMNITLVGHKGDNDANLSFNIENEINNYRNQLKSQNINDVNNHLYTYAIGTMYMDIIQECEKLGDYVVNVVEARMGVRQHEA; via the coding sequence ATGTCGATTTGGATATTTTTTAAGCTTATTGGAGCACTCGCCCTACTGATGTTCGGTATGAAGTCCATGAGCGACAGTTTGCAGAAGATGGCAGGACCACAGCTCCGCCATGTGTTAGGAACGATGACCACCAACCGTTTGACGGGCATCCTCACGGGTACGCTCATCACCGCAGCGGTGCAGTCTTCTACAGCCACAACGGTGATGACCGTATCATTCGTTAATGCCGGTCTCCTTACCCTAGCCCAGGCTATCTCCGTTATCATGGGCGCCAACATCGGAACCACACTCACCGCATGGATCATGAGTGCCGGTTTCTCGTTTAACATCACAGATTTTGTATGGCCGGCGTTCTTCATCGCCATCATCCTGATTTACAGCAAGAAGCGCAAGATTATCGGCGACTTCATCTTCGGTATATCCTTTATGTTTCTCGGTTTGGGAACTTTACGCCAAACCGGTATCGACATGGATCTGGCTCATAATCAGCCGGTTCTAGAATTCTTTGCAAGTTTCGATCCTCACAGTTTCCAGACTACCATCACCTTTCTGATTATCGGTAGTATACTCACTATGTGCGTGCAGAGTTCGGCAGCCGTCATGGCGATTACGATGATACTCTGTTCTACCGGCGTATTGCCTATCTATCAGGGTATTGCGCTTGTGATGGGTGAGAATATCGGAACAACCGTAACCTCCAATGTGGCAGCGCTCACCGCCAATACCCAGGCCCGGAGAGCGGCGATGGCGCACATGGTGTTCAACATCTTCGGTGTGCTTTGGATACTCTGCGTGTTCCGCCCGTTCATCCATCTGGTTTGCGGCTGGGTAGGTTATGACGACATGATGGAGAAGACCGATCCTCATTTCGTAGCCAATGCCGCCAAGCTATCCTTTGTGCTTGCCGCCTTCCATACCACCTTTAACCTATCCAACACCTTTATCCTGGTTTGGTTCATTCCACAGATAGAGAAGCTGGTATGCAAGATTATCCGTCCTAAGAAGAATGCCGATGAAGACGATTTCCGCCTGCGCTTTATCCAGAGCGGTATCATGAAGACACCGGAAATCTCTGTCTTGGAGGCACAGAAAGAGATTCATTGCTTTGCCGAGCGCATCCAACGCATGTTCGGCATGGTGAAGACGCTTCTTGGCGAAACCAATGAAGATAAGTTTGTAAAACTCTATAGCCGCATCGAGAAATACGAAGGCATCTCTGACAACATGGAGATAGAGATTGCCAAGTATCTCGACCAGGTGAGCGATTCTCATCTTTCTGACGAGACCAAGGCAAAAATTCGTGCCATGCTCCGTGAGATTTCTGAAATCGAGAGTATCGGTGACAGCTGCTTCAACATCGCCCGCACGCTGAACCGCCGTTTCAAGGGCAAGGAAGACTTCATCACTTCACAGTATGAGCACATGCATCAGATGATGGAACTTACCGACAATGCTCTTACCCAGATGAACATCACCCTCGTAGGTCATAAGGGAGACAACGATGCCAACCTCTCTTTCAACATCGAGAACGAAATCAACAACTATCGCAATCAGTTGAAGAGCCAGAACATCAACGATGTAAACAACCATCTCTATACCTACGCCATCGGTACCATGTATATGGATATCATCCAGGAATGCGAGAAACTCGGCGACTACGTGGTGAACGTAGTGGAGGCTCGAATGGGTGTAAGACAGCATGAGGCATAG
- a CDS encoding nucleoside kinase, which translates to MKQAIQIRCKNNKKSQKVEIGSTLFDIFSAFDLKMTHGPVSARVNNKVEGMHYRVYNSKDVEFLDMTSSSGSRAYTRTLFFVLCKAVQDIYPATDVVIDIPVSNGFYVDIRLGRPVVDEDVNIIRRRMQEIIDARMPIRRFTVPTEEAVALFQEKGDVEKVKLLKTSGSIYTTYYKIGDYVDYYYGTLLTNTSQLYLFGLEKYYDGMLLRIPSLKNPDVLGEMTRQDKMFEIFKEHHRWQSILGIRTVGDFNQAIDSNHSTDIINISEALQEKKIAKIAEEIANRKGVKLVLLAGPSSSGKTTSCKRLSIQLAVNGLKPLQISLDDYFVDREKTPKDASGEYDYESIYALDLDLINEQFNALFRGEEVELPKYDFQSGKSKKSGNKLKMNDNNVLVVEGIHALNPELTAHIPQEQIFRVYASALTTILLDNHNYIPTTDNRLLRRIIRDYKYRGVSAQETIHRWPSVRAGENKWIFPFQENADAMLNTAMLYELAVIKMQAEPLLQQVPENCEEYAEAYRLLKFLKYFKGIPYNNLPPTSLLREFLGGSSFHY; encoded by the coding sequence ATGAAACAAGCAATTCAAATCCGTTGCAAAAATAATAAAAAATCTCAGAAAGTAGAAATCGGAAGCACACTTTTTGATATTTTTTCAGCATTTGACCTCAAAATGACCCACGGACCGGTGTCTGCAAGGGTAAATAACAAGGTTGAAGGCATGCATTATCGTGTTTATAATTCTAAAGATGTAGAATTCCTTGATATGACTTCTTCATCCGGTTCGCGTGCATATACCCGTACCCTCTTCTTTGTTCTCTGCAAGGCGGTACAGGACATTTATCCTGCTACAGATGTGGTGATTGATATCCCCGTATCGAATGGTTTCTACGTAGATATCCGTCTGGGCAGACCTGTTGTTGATGAAGATGTGAACATCATCCGCCGTCGCATGCAGGAGATTATCGATGCCAGGATGCCGATACGCCGGTTCACCGTGCCTACCGAAGAGGCAGTTGCGCTGTTCCAGGAGAAAGGGGATGTGGAAAAGGTGAAGCTGCTCAAGACATCGGGCTCTATCTATACTACCTATTATAAAATAGGTGATTATGTAGATTATTACTACGGCACGCTGCTCACCAATACCTCGCAGCTCTATCTCTTCGGGCTGGAGAAATATTATGATGGAATGCTCCTGCGCATTCCTTCGCTCAAGAACCCGGATGTGCTGGGCGAAATGACCCGACAGGACAAGATGTTTGAGATATTCAAGGAGCATCATCGCTGGCAGAGTATCCTGGGCATCAGGACTGTAGGCGATTTTAACCAGGCGATAGATTCCAATCATTCTACCGACATCATCAATATCAGCGAGGCGCTGCAGGAGAAGAAGATTGCCAAGATTGCTGAGGAGATAGCCAACCGCAAGGGCGTGAAACTGGTGCTGCTGGCAGGTCCTTCTTCTTCGGGCAAGACCACTTCGTGCAAGCGCCTGAGCATACAGCTTGCCGTAAACGGATTGAAACCGCTCCAGATTTCGCTCGATGATTATTTCGTAGATAGGGAGAAAACGCCGAAGGATGCTTCAGGCGAATATGATTATGAGAGCATCTATGCTCTGGATCTCGATTTGATCAACGAGCAGTTTAATGCCCTCTTCCGTGGTGAGGAGGTAGAATTGCCGAAGTATGATTTCCAGAGCGGAAAGAGTAAAAAGAGCGGCAACAAGCTGAAGATGAACGATAACAATGTGCTGGTGGTAGAGGGCATTCATGCATTGAACCCAGAGCTGACGGCTCACATCCCGCAGGAGCAGATATTCAGAGTATATGCTTCGGCGCTGACCACGATTCTTCTGGACAATCACAATTATATCCCGACAACAGACAACCGTTTGCTTCGCCGTATCATCCGCGATTACAAGTATCGAGGTGTCTCTGCCCAGGAAACCATTCATCGCTGGCCTTCGGTAAGGGCAGGTGAGAACAAGTGGATATTCCCGTTCCAGGAGAATGCCGATGCGATGCTCAATACGGCGATGCTTTATGAACTGGCTGTAATCAAGATGCAGGCAGAGCCGCTGCTGCAGCAGGTTCCGGAGAATTGCGAGGAATATGCTGAGGCTTACCGGTTGCTTAAATTCCTGAAATACTTCAAGGGTATACCTTATAATAATCTGCCGCCTACTTCGCTTCTGCGAGAGTTCCTGGGGGGCAGCTCGTTCCATTATTAA